In Papio anubis isolate 15944 chromosome 17, Panubis1.0, whole genome shotgun sequence, the following are encoded in one genomic region:
- the SYNGR2 gene encoding synaptogyrin-2 produces the protein MESGAYGAAKAGGSFDLRRFLTQPQVVARAVCLVFALIVFSCIYGEGYSNTHKSKQMYCVFNHNEDACRYGSAIGVLAFLASAFFLVIDAYFPQISNATDRKYLVIGDLLFSALWTFLWFVGFCFLTNQWAATDPKDVLVGADSARAAITFSFFSIFSWGLLASLAYQRYKAGVDDFIQNYVDPTPDPNTAYASYPGASVDNYQQPPFTQNAETTEGYQPPPVY, from the exons ATGGAGAGCGGGGCCTACGGCGCGGCCAAGGCGGGCGGCTCCTTCGACCTGCGGCGCTTCCTGACGCAGCCGCAGGTGGTGGCGCGCGCCGTGTGCTTG GTCTTCGCCTTGATCGTGTTCTCCTGCATCTATGGCGAGGGCTACAGCAACACCCACAAGTCTAAGCAGATGTATTGTGTATTCAACCACAATGAGGATGCCTGCCGCTATGGCAGTGCCATCGGGGTGCTGGCCTTCCTGGCCTCGGCCTTCTTCTTGGTGATCGACGCATATTTCCCCCAGATCAGCAACGCCACTGACCGCAAGTACCTGGTCATTGGTGACCTGCTCTTCTCAG CTCTCTGGACCTTCCTGTGGTTTGTTGGTTTCTGCTTCCTCACCAACCAGTGGGCGGCCACCGACCCGAAGGACGTGCTGGTGGGGGCCGACTCTGCGAGGGCAGCCATCACCTTCAGCTTCTTTTCCATCTTCTCCTGG GGTCTGCTGGCCTCCCTGGCCTACCAGCGCTACAAGGCTGGCGTGGATGACTTCATCCAGAACTACGTCGACCCCACCCCGGACCCCAACACTGCCTATGCCTCCTACCCAGGTGCATCTGTGGACAACTACCAACAGCCTCCCTTCACCCAGAATGCGGAGACCACCGAGGGCTACCAGCCGCCCCCTGTGTACTGA
- the C17H17orf99 gene encoding protein IL-40 isoform X2, giving the protein MGLPGLLCLAVLAASSFSKAQEEEITPVVSIAYKVLEVFPKGRRVLITCHAPQASPPITYSLCGTKNIEVAKKVVKTHEPASFNLNITLKSSPDLLTYFCRAATTSGAHVDSARLQMYWELWSKPVSELRANFTLRDRGSGPRVEMSCQASSGSPPITYSLVGKDGQVHLQQRPRHGQPANFSFLPGQTSDWFQCQAANSVNVQHSALTLVPPGEKALGFPEAQLALLCWEGASVQDTGRWEVGQLYPATAESTEGTGGNHAHPGPCLKEAQPSCLRPAPRRVTQGTHHCAGWQPRLHCGRHLRDAGLDHVGQVGNGCWMQGGGRAADGLRGSAGLWLGSSGGGACRAGLWPGQRRAITTYARLEGVYEDLLCVTCLLRLTRSRRCRTLVSAPSCPVMESAGLWEGSL; this is encoded by the exons AAATCACCCCTGTGGTCTCCATTGCCTACAAAGTCCTAGAAGTTTTCCCCAAAGGCCGCCGGGTGCTCATAACCTGCCATGCACCCCAGGCATCACCGCCCATCACCTATTCCCTCTGTGGAACCAAGAACATCGAGGTGGCCAAGAAGGTGGTGAAGACCCACGAGCCGGCCTCTTTCAACCTCAACATCACACTCAAGTCCAGTCCAGACCTGCTCACCTACTTCTGCCGGGCGGCCACCACCTCAGGTGCCCATGTGGACAGTGCCAGGCTGCAGATGTACTGGGAGCTGTGGTCCA AGCCAGTGTCGGAGCTGCGGGCCAACTTCACTCTGCGGGACAGAGGGTCAGGCCCCAGGGTGGAGATGTCCTGCCAGGCGTCCTCGGGCAGCCCACCCATCACCTACAGCCTGGTCGGGAAGGACGGGCAGGTCCACCTGCAGCAGCGACCGCGCCACGGGCAGCCTGCcaacttctccttcctgccgggCCAGACATCGGACTGGTTCCAGTGCCAGGCTGCAAACAGCGTCAATGTCCAGCACAGCGCCCTCACACTGGTGCCCCCAGGTGAGAAGGCCCTTGGATTTCCAGAGGCGCAGCTGGCGCTTCTGTGCTGGGAGGGTGCTAGTGTCCAAGACACAGGTCGGTGGGAAGTGGGACAGCTCTACCCGGCCACTGCCGAGAGCACAGAGGGCACAGGAGGCAACCATGCCCACCCTGGCCCCTGCCTAAAGGAAGCCCAACCCAGCTGCCTCCGCCCCGCTCCCAGGAGAGTTACCCAAGGCACCCACCATTGTGCTGGCTGGCAGCCTCGCCTCCATTGCGGCCGTCACCTCCGGGATGCTGGGCTGGACCACGTGGGCCAGGTAGGAAATGGGTGCTGGatgcagggaggagggagagctgcTGATGGCCTGAGAGGTTCAGCCGGGCTCTGGCTGGGGAGTTCAGGTGGTGGGGCTTGCAGGGCAGGGCTCTGGCCAGGGCAAAGAAGGGCCATCACCACTTATGCACGACTCGAAGGTGTTTATGAGGACCTACTGTGTGTCACATGCCTACTGAGGCTTACACGTTCAAGGCGTTGTCGAACCCTGGTCAGTGCTCCCAGTTGCCCTGTAATGGAGTCTGCTGGCCTCTGGGAGGGCAGTctctaa